Proteins encoded in a region of the Canis lupus dingo isolate Sandy chromosome 17, ASM325472v2, whole genome shotgun sequence genome:
- the LOC125752760 gene encoding filaggrin-2-like isoform X22: MTDLLRSVVTVIDVFYKYTKQDGECGTLSKDELKELLEKEFRPILKNPDDPDTVDVIMHMLDRDHDRRLDFTEFLLMVFKLAMACNKVLSKEYCKASGSKKHRRGHRHQKEESETEEEEEDTQGRKSGYRHSSWSEGEEHGYGSEGLRGSVKHRHGSNSRRLGRQGGLSSSGNQEQLEKRRHGSSSGHSWSSGKERHGSSSGELEERRNKSYVSPSRESEKEYESGSESKSGRRKGHSSLSHGLDASGHKSNSTQSRKSGGQKLGSSSRGSGDKGSQNYACGSSNSGGCGKPQNASSSCQEGRFGGQGNQSSCTQSGYQSGSSGGQDHGCISGGQSSGYCEHEPRSCSQSSSQRKYGSRACGQTQNGGRQQRTGSNQSCCCEQYGSETSQSSSYGQHGSGSCGHFSNSHQKGSGSNGFSKCGQYGSGSGQSSSFGQHESGSGQSSGCGHGSGSCQSSGFGQHGSGSGQSSGLCQHGSGSGQSSGFGQHGSGSGQSSGCGHGSGSCQSSGFGQHGSGSGQYSGLGQHVSSSAQSSGFGQHGSGSGQYSGLGQHGSGSGQSSGFGQHGSGSGQSSGFGQHGSGSGRSSGFGQHGSSSGQSSGFGQHGSGSGQSSSFGQHGSGTGQSSGFSSGFGQNCSGSEMSSSSGQSSGFGQCGSGSGQSSGFGQHGSGTHQTSSSGQHRYSSGQSSSFGFGSSTHQSPSFGTGSGHLLGSGQESTARQSSYGQHGSGSGQSSTFGNGSCSGNSSKPDQHESSSRKSSSKNQRDFSSIQSSGCDNQQTRVGGQECYETSSGKGSQQCRKSKSDSAKSQRRETAKGRQGTTHGQSEDTSGYAQSGHGQTSRTESSITSRSSVGESSDNQGHSGVPQVHTGSPQDHSGSQHRESESTVKGRQGTTHRQSGDLIGHAQSGHGQATRTQTSRTGRRESSGSESSDTERHSGVPQAHTGFPQGHSGSQHGESGSSVQGRHGSTHGHSGDTSGHAHADHEQATRTQSSRIDRRESSGSEYSDTENHSHVPQTHTGSPHTHAGSQHPESGSSLQRRQGTTHGQSRDTTAHAQSGHGQASRTQSSRSRRSESTVSESSDYQGHSGAPQAHTGSSHGQVGSQHPELGSTVKGRQGTPHGQSGDTSRYAHSGHGQATRTQSSRTGRRESGGSESSDTERHSGVPQAHTGSPQSHSGSQHGESGSSVQGRQGTTQRQSGDAGGHVHSGQGQATRTQSSRSGRRESSGSESSDTENHLGVPETHTGSPHGQAESQHGESGSSVQRRQGTTHGQSGDTTTNAQSGHGKASRSQPTRTSGGSSVSESSDSQGHSGVRQSHSGSPHGQAGSQHPELGSTVKGRQGTPHGQSGDTSRHAHSGHGQATKTQSSRFGRRESSVTESSDTENDSGVSQTHTGSPHTHAGSQHPESGSSLQRRQGTTHGQSRDTTAHAQSGHGQASRTQSSRSRRSESTVSESSDYQGHSGAPQAHTGSSHGQVGSQHPELGSTVKGRQGTPHGQSGDTSRYAHSGHGQASRTQSSRTGRRESGGSESSDTERHSGIPHTHTESPRTHAGSQHPESGSSLQGRKETAHRQSGDTTRHAHSGHGQATRTQSSRTGRRETSGSESSDTERHSGVPQAHSGSSRGQAGSQHGESGSSVQGRQGTTHGQSGDTTTHAQSGHGQATRTQSSRTRRRGSTVSESSDTHEHLGVPQAHIGSPQSHSGSQHGESGSSVQGRQGTTHRQSGDTGGHVHSGHGEATRTQSSRTGRRESTVSESSDSQGHSGAPQAHTGSPHGQAGSQHPELGSTVKGRQGTHYGQSEDFSAHAHAGHGQATGTLSSRTGRRESGGSESSDTERHSGIPQTHTESPRTHAGSQHPESGSSLHGRKETAHRQSGDTTRHAHSGHGQATRTQSSRTGRRETSGSESSDTERHSGVPQVHSGSPHGQAGSQHGESDSTTKERQEYTHKHSEDTSGHAESVHGQATRTQSSRARRRGSTLSESSDTQGYSGAPQIHSGSLHGQVGSEHPESESTIKRRQVTTNRQSEDTTGNPYSGHGQATRTESSRSKRKGFSGTESSDTERHSGVPLTHTGSPHGHTGSLHGELGSTIRRRQGSTHGHSRGNSGHSGSSHTQSHDTHRLSKDNISKQSHSIHHQSRVSHSQSQHSGKQRHGSDQGWKHGSYGSAEYDYGQSGYGPSGGSRTSSRNSSPLRSLDRAENNQVSTHGQSFSRPDHTGSKAIEIIGRQRSSHGQSIDSHNKSGSSVNRRQGSFHGHSIVSHESSIDTHVQFGREGSTTRRQSSNHSVSSHGQFISARSHPESNSTLRQDFHSDNKEHSEDWGKQIHEPSGSRHGQSEFNIISIHRSNQQHLADTTSHEQVRYNTCLVRQGSSNRKSGDIQGQSGFSTNESRVDSHDQSSDSYGKSSNSRSQGIIFSHSHDSQDPAGIEEYGPTMWSGDRQKQGPESSLFRSTRIYSQNVDDKQTRNTEARGCHKRERTDSGSCYLDSNTPLYEYVQEQRCYYIE; this comes from the exons ATGACCGATCTCTTGAGAAGTGTTGTCACAGTCATTGATGTTTTCTACAAATATACCAAGCAAGATGGAGAGTGTGGCACACTGAGCAAGGATGAGCTAAAGGAACTTCTGGAAAAAGAGTTTCGTCCAATTCTGAAG AACCCAGATGATCCAGACACAGTGGATGTTATCATGCACATGCTAGATCGAGATCATGACCGAAGACTGGACTTTACTGAGTTTCTTCTGATGGTATTCAAGCTGGCTATGGCCTGCAACAAGGTTCTCAGCAAGGAATACTGCAAAGCTTCAGGGTCAAAGAAGCATAGGCGTGGTCATCGACaccaaaaggaagaaagtgaaacagaagaggaagaagaagatacACAGGGACGGAAATCAGGTTACAGACATTCAAGTTGGAGTGAGGGAGAGGAGCATGGATATGGTTCTGAGGGCTTAAGGGGAAGTGTGAAACATAGACATGGATCAAACTCCAGGAGGCTGGGAAGGCAAGGTGGTTTATCTAGCTCTGGAAACCAAGAGCAACTTGAGAAAAGACGCCATGGGTCTAGCTCTGGTCATTCATGGAGTAGTGGCAAAGAAAGACATGGCTCCAGCTCTGGAGAActggaggaaagaagaaacaagtcATATGTTAGCCCCTCTAGGGAATCTGAGAAGGAATATGAATCTGGATCTGAATCAAAGAGTGGGAGAAGGAAAGGTCATAGCAGTCTATCACATGGATTGGATGCTAGTGGGCACAAATCAAACTCTACTCAGTCAAGAAAGAGTGGAGGACAAAAGCTTGGATCTAGCTCTAGAGGTTCAGGAGACAAGGGAAGCCAAAACTATGCATGTGGTTCCAGCAATTCAGGTGGGTGTGGAAAGCCACAAAATGCTTCTAGTTCTTGTCAGGAAGGTAGATTTGGAGGGCAAGGAAATCAATCTAGCTGTACCCAATCAGGTTATCAATCAGGAAGTAGTGGAGGACAAGATCATGGATGTATTTCAGGAGGTCAGTCCTCTGGATATTGTGAACATGAGCCTAGATCCTGTAGCCAGTCTTCTAGTCAGAGAAAATATGGATCTAGAGCATGTGGTCAAACACAGAATGGTGGAAGACAACAGAGAACAGGTTCAAATCAGTCCTGTTGCTGTGAACAATATGGGTCTGAAACAAGTCAGTCTTCTAGTTATGGTCAACATGGATCTGGTTCTTGTGGACACTTTTCAAACTCTCATCAAAAAGGGTCTGGTTCAAATGGATTTTCTAAATGTGGACAATATGGGTCTGGCTCTGGGCAGTCCTCTAGCTTTGGACAACATGAGTCAGGCTCAGGTCAATCCTCTGGCTGTGGACATGGCTCTGGCTCATGTCAGTCCTCTGGCTTTGGCCAGCATGGGTCTGGCTCAGGTCAATCCTCTGGTTTATGTCAACATGGGTCTGGCTCAGGACAGTCCTCTGGCTTTGGACAACATGGGTCTGGCTCAGGTCAATCCTCTGGCTGTGGACATGGCTCTGGCTCATGTCAGTCCTCTGGCTTTGGCCAGCATGGGTCTGGCTCAGGTCAATACTCTGGTTTAGGTCAGCATGTATCTAGCTCAGCACAGTCCTCTGGCTTTGGACAACATGGGTCTGGTTCAGGTCAGTACTCTGGTTTAGGTCAGCATGGGTCTGGCTCAGGGCAGTCCTCTGGCTTTGGACAACATGGGTCTGGCTCAGGTCAGTCCTCTGGTTTTGGCCAGCATGGGTCTGGCTCAGGACGGTCCTCTGGCTTTGGACAACATGGGTCTAGCTCAGGTCAGTCCTCTGGCTTTGGACAACATGGGTCTGGCTCAGGTCAGTCTTCCAGTTTTGGTCAGCATGGGTCAGGCACTGGACAGTCCTCTGGTTTTTCCTCTGGTTTTGGACAAAATTGCTCTGGCTCAGAAATGTCTTCCAGTTCAGGACAGTCCTCTGGCTTTGGACAATGTGGGTCTGGCTCAGGACAGTCCTCTGGTTTTGGACAACATGGGTCTGGTACCCATCAAACTTCTAGCTCAGGACAACATAGATATAGCTCAGGTCAATCCTCCAGCTTTGGATTTGGATCTAGCACACATCAGTCCCCTAGTTTTGGGACTGGCTCAGGTCATTTGTTGGGCTCTGGACAAGAATCTACAGCACGTCAGTCTAGCTATGGTCAACATGGTTCCGGTTCAGGGCAATCCTCAACTTTTGGCAATGGATCTTGCTCAGGCAACTCCTCTAAACCAGATCAACATGAATCTAGCTCAAGAAAGTCATCTAGTAAAAATCAACGTGATTTTAGCTCAATTCAATCCTCTGGCTGTGACAATCAACAAACTAGGGTAGGTGGACAGGAATGCTATGAGACTAGTTCAGGAAAAGGGAGTCAACAATGTAGAAAGTCAAAATCAGATTCAGCTAAaagtcagagaagagaaacagctaAAGGAAGACAGGGAACAACTCATGGACAGTCAGAAGACACCAGTGGATATGCTCAGTCTGGTCATGGACAAACCTCCAGGACAGAATCCAGTATAACTAGTAGGAGTAGTGTTGGAGAGTCAAGTGACAATCAAGGGCACTCAGGAGTCCCACAGGTACACACAGGATCCCCTCAAGATCATTCCGGATCTCAACATAGAGAGTCAGAATCAACGGTTAAAGGGAGACAGGGAACTACCCATAGACAGTCAGGAGATCTAATTGGACATGCCCAGTCAGGTCATGGACAAGCCACCAGGACACAAACCAGTAGGACTGGTAGAAGGGAATCTAGTGGCAGTGAGTCCAGTGACACTGAAAGGCACTCAGGAGtcccacaggcacacacaggaTTCCCTCAAGGTCATTCTGGATCTCAACATGGAGAGTCAGGATCCTCAGTACAAGGGAGACATGGAAGTACTCATGGACACTCAGGAGATACCAGTGGACATGCCCATGCTGACCATGAACAAGCCACCAGGACACAATCCAGTAGGATTGATAGAAGGGAATCCAGTGGCAGTGAGTACAGTGACACTGAAAACCACTCACATgtcccacagacacacacaggatCCCCACATACTCACGCTGGTTCTCAACATCCAGAGTCAGGATCCTCACTACAAAGGAGACAAGGAACAACTCATGGACAATCAAGAGACACCACTGCACATGCCCAGTCTGGTCATGGACAAGCCAGCAGGACACAATCCAGTAGGAGTAGAAGAAGTGAGTCTACTGTCAGTGAGTCCAGTGACTATCAGGGGCACTCAGGAGccccacaggcacacacaggtTCCTCTCACGGTCAGGTTGGATCTCAACATCCAGAACTGGGTTCCACAGTTAAAGGGAGACAGGGAACTCCTCATGGACAGTCTGGAGACACCAGTAGATATGCCCACTCTGGCCATGGACAAGCCACCAGGACACAATCCAGTAGGACTGGTAGAAGGGAATCTGGTGGCAGTGAGTCCAGTGACACTGAAaggcactcag GAGtcccacaggcacacacaggaTCCCCTCAAAGTCATTCTGGATCTCAACATGGAGAGTCGGGATCCTCAGTACAAGGGAGACAGGGAACTACCCAGAGGCAGTCAGGAGATGCAGGTGGACATGTCCACTCTGGCCAAGGACAAGCCACCAGGACACAATCCAGCAGATCTGGTAGAAGGGAATCTAGTGGCAGTGAGTCCAGTGACACTGAAAatcacctaggtgtcccagagacacacacaggatcTCCTCATGGCCAGGCTGAATCTCAACATGGCGAATCGGGATCCTCAGTACAAAGGAGACAGGGAACTACTCATGGACAATCAGGAGACACCACTACAAATGCCCAGTCTGGTCATGGAAAAGCCAGCAGGTCACAGCCCACTAGGACTAGTGGAGGATCTAGTGTCAGTGAGTCCAGTGACTCTCAGGGGCACTCAGGAGTCCGACAGTCACACTCAGGTTCCCCCCATGGCCAGGCTGGATCTCAACATCCAGAACTGGGTTCCACAGTTAAAGGGAGACAGGGAACTCCTCATGGACAGTCCGGAGACACCAGTAGACATGCCCACTCTGGCCATGGACAAGCCACAAAGACACAATCCAGCAGGTTTGGTAGAAGGGAATCTAGTGTCACTGAGTCCAGTGACACTGAAAACGACTCAGGtgtctcacagacacacacaggatCCCCGCATACTCACGCTGGTTCTCAACATCCAGAGTCAGGATCCTCACTACAAAGGAGACAAGGAACAACTCATGGACAATCAAGAGACACCACTGCACATGCCCAGTCTGGTCATGGACAAGCCAGCAGGACACAATCCAGTAGGAGTAGAAGAAGTGAGTCTACTGTCAGTGAGTCCAGTGACTATCAGGGGCACTCAGGAGccccacaggcacacacaggtTCCTCTCATGGTCAGGTTGGATCTCAACATCCAGAACTGGGTTCCACAGTTAAAGGGAGACAGGGAACTCCTCATGGACAGTCTGGAGACACCAGTAGATATGCCCACTCTGGCCATGGACAAGCCAGCAGGACACAATCCAGTAGGACTGGTAGAAGGGAATCTGGTGGCAGTGAGTCCAGTGACACTGAAAGGCACTCAGgaatcccacacacacacacagaatcccCACGTACTCACGCTGGATCTCAACATCCAGAGTCAGGATCCTCACTACAAGGGAGAAAGGAAACTGCTCATAGACAGTCAGGAGACACTACTAGACATGCGCACTCTGGCCATGGACAAGCCACCAGGACACAATCCAGTAGGACTGGTAGAAGGGAAACTAGTGGCAGTGAGTCCAGTGACACTGAAaggcactcaggtgtcccacaggCACACTCAGGATCCTCTCGTGGTCAGGCTGGATCTCAACATGGAGAGTCAGGGTCCTCAGTACAAGGAAGACAGGGAACTACTCATGGACAGTCAGGAGACACCACTACACATGCCCAGTCTGGTCATGGACAAGCCACCAGAACACAATCCAGTAGGACTAGAAGAAGGGGATCTACTGTCAGTGAGTCCAGTGACACTCATGAGCACCTAGGAGTCCCACAGGCACACATAGGATCCCCTCAAAGTCATTCTGGATCTCAACATGGAGAGTCGGGATCCTCAGTACAAGGGAGACAGGGAACTACCCATAGACAGTCAGGAGATACAGGTGGACATGTCCACTCTGGCCATGGTGAAGCCACCAGGACACAATCCAGCAGGACTGGTAGAAGGGAATCTACTGTCAGTGAGTCCAGTGACTCTCAGGGGCACTCAGGAGCCCCACAGGCACACACCGGTTCCCCCCATGGTCAGGCTGGATCTCAACATCCAGAACTGGGTTCCACAGTTAAAGGGAGACAGGGAACACATTATGGACAGTCAGAAGATTTCAGCGCACATGCCCACGCTGGCCATGGACAGGCCACCGGGACACTATCCAGTAGGACTGGTAGAAGGGAATCTGGTGGCAGTGAGTCCAGTGACACTGAAAGGCACTCAGGaatcccacaaacacacacagaatccCCACGTACTCACGCTGGATCTCAACATCCAGAGTCAGGATCCTCACTACACGGGAGAAAGGAAACTGCTCACAGACAGTCAGGAGACACTACTAGACATGCGCACTCTGGCCATGGACAAGCCACCAGGACACAATCCAGTAGGACTGGTAGAAGGGAAACTAGTGGCAGTGAGTCCAGTGACACTGAAaggcactcag GAGTCCCACAGGTACACTCAGGATCTCCCCATGGGCAGGCTGGATCTCAACATGGAGAGTCAGATTCCACCACCAAAGAGAGACAGGAATATACTCATAAACATTCAGAGGACACCAGTGGACATGCCGAATCTGTTCATGGACAAGCTACTAGGACACAATCCAGTAGGGCTAGAAGAAGGGGATCTACTCTCAGTGAGTCCAGTGACACTCAGGGGTACTCAGGAGCCCCACAGATACACTCAGGTTCCCTCCATGGCCAGGTTGGATCTGAACATCCAGAGTCAGAATCCACAATTAAAAGGAGACAGGTCACTACTAATAGACAGTCAGAGGACACCACTGGTAATCCTTATTCTGGTCATGGACAAGCCACCAGGACAGAATCCAGTAGGAGTAAAAGAAAGGGATTTAGTGGCACTGAGTCTAGTGACACTGAAAGACATTCAGGAGTCCCACTGACCCATACAGGATCCCCTCATGGTCATACTGGATCTTTACATGGAGAGTTAGGATCCACAATTAGAAGGAGACAGGGAAGTACTCATGGACATTCAAGAGGCAACAGTGGACATTCTGGGTCCAGTCATACACAGTCACATGATACTCATAGGCTGTCTAAGGATAACATAAGTAAACAGTCACATAGCATTCATCACCAATCTAGAGTGAGTCATTCTCAATCACAACATAGTGGAAAACAAAGACATGGATCAGATCAAGGATGGAAACATGGCAGTTATGGAAGTGCAGAATATGACTATGGGCAGTCTGGGTATGGACCTTCTGGGGGCAGCAGAACAAGCAGCCGAAATTCTAGCCCTTTAAGGTCATTGGATAGAGCTGAAAACAATCAAGTGTCTACACATGGACAATCATTTTCTAGGCCTGACCATACAGGATCAAAAGCAATTGAAATAATCGGAAGACAAAGGTCAAGTCATGGACAGTCAATTGATTCCCACAATAAGTCTGGATCCAGTGTAAATAGAAGGCAGGGATCTTTTCATGGGCATTCAATAGTAAGTCATGAATCATCAATTGACACCCATGTTCAATTTGGAAGGGAGGGATCTACTACTCGTAGGCAGTCAAGCAACCATTCTGTATCCAGCCATGGACAATTCATATCAGCTCGCAGCCATCCAGAGTCTAATTCAACCTTAAGGCAGGATTTTCATAGTGATAATAAAGAGCATTCAGAAGATTGGGGGAAACAGATTCATGAACCATCAGGATCTAGGCATGGACAGTCTGAATTCAATATTATTAGTATCCATAGATCCAACCAGCAGCATTTGGCAGATACAACTTCTCATGAGCAGGTAAGATACAACACATGTTTAGTAAGACAGGGATCAAGTAATAGAAAATCAGGGGACATCCAGGGTCAATCTGGATTCAGCACTAATGAAAGCCGAGTAGATAGCCATGACCAATCAAGTGACAGCTATGGGAAGTCAAGTAATAGCAGAAGTCAAGGAATCATTTTCAGTCACTCTCATGATAGCCAAGACCCTGCAGGAATTGAAGAATATGGTCCAACCATGTGGAGTGGGGACAGGCAAAAGCAAGGTCCCGAATCAAGTTTATTTAGAAGCACCAGAATATATAGTCAAAATGTGGATGATAAGCAGACAAGAAACACTGAGGCCAGAGGTTGCCATAAAAGGGAGAGAACAGACTCAGGTTCCTGTTATTTAGATAGCAACACTCCACTCTATGAATATGTCCAAGAACAAAGGTGTTATTACATTGAATAA